In one Silene latifolia isolate original U9 population chromosome 10, ASM4854445v1, whole genome shotgun sequence genomic region, the following are encoded:
- the LOC141608011 gene encoding uncharacterized protein LOC141608011 has protein sequence MDKRGNSNSAFFHGLLTARKHGNKVLRVEDANGTVCDTPEQIQSAFLGYYRQLLGTSYNTKRVHRSIIKHGPCCSPEDCASLLRPISREEVRKAMFSIPDIKSRGPDGYTSKFFKDAWGEIGGRGHRMSPSFIPLPVVMCVYKVISKLMCARLAEDLIGLYERPNASARCLFKIDLQKAYDTVEWSFVEQLLSMLKFPIEFHNMTTRLKKVDCACLVEKICYRIHSYGARKFSYAGRLVLVKSVLTYLHSYWASMFVLPKGIIKAIEATCRNFLWDNGTEYKRVPLVSWDRICSPKEEGGLGLRDLGVWNKAMVGRLVAWVAEKKDTIWVHWVQHNHVKGKEWMDYIPPASSSWVWRRICSLKQDIIHGFVDGKWVVQPDEYTPTGCYEWLKDSRPTVPWHKVEDKCLLCGQAEENMAHLGGSKVQQGVHAALVLGAIYRVWSQRNQCRVERVVLLPEWVAEEMVQDVKTRIRGRENLNLNVSDIDGLY, from the exons ATGGATAAAAGAGGGAATTCAAATAGTGCATTTTTCCATGGTTTGCTAACGGCACGGAAGCATGGGAATAAGGTTCTCAGGGTGGAGGATGCCAATGGGACTGTCTGTGATACCCCTGAGCAGATTCAATCAGCATTCTTGGGGTATTATAGGCAGCTCCTTGGAACAAGTTACAATACTAAGAGAGTTCATAGGAGTATCATCAAACATGGACCATGTTGCAGTCCTGAGGACTGTGCTAGTCTTCTTAGACCAATCAGTCGAGAGGAAGTTAGGAAGGCTATGTTTAGTATACCTGATATCAAGTCTCGTGGACCAGATGGTTACACAAGTAAATTCTTTAAGGATGCTTGGGGGGAGATAGGGGGGAGAG GCCACAGAATGTCACCCAGTTTCATCCCATTGCCTGTTGTAATGTGTGTATACAAGGTAATCTCAAAGCTTATGTGTGCCAGGTTAGCTGAG GACTTAATTGGACTGTATGAACGACCAAATGCTTCTGCCAGATGCCTATTCAAAATTGATTTGCAAAAAGCATATGATACAGTGGAATGGTCTTTTGTAGAGCAACTGCTGAGCATGCTCAAATTCCCTATTGAATTCCATAATATG ACCACTAGACTCAAAAAAGTGGACTGTGCTTGCTTAGTTGAGAAGATATGCTATAGGATACACAGCTATGGTGCAAGAAAATTTTCATATGCAGGGAGATTGGTTTTAGTGAAGTCTGTGCTCACTTATTTGCATTCTTATTGGGCTTCTATGTTTGTGTTACCCAAAGGTATAATTAAAGCAATTGAAGCTACATGCAGAAATTTCTTATGGGACAATGGAACTGAGTATAAAAGAGTGCCCCTGGTATCTTGGGATAGGATATGCAGTCCAAAAGAGGAGGGAGGACTAGGGCTAAGAGATTTAGGAGTGTGGAATAAGGCTATGGTTGGAAGATTGGTAGCATGGGTTGCTGAGAAAAAGGATACCATATGGGTACACTGGGTACAACATAATCATGTCAAAGGGAAGGAATGGATGGATTACATACCTCCTGCTAGCTCAAGCTGGGTATGGAGGAGGATATGTAGTCTTAAGCAGGACATAATTCATGGGTTTGTGGATGGAAAGTGGGTGGTTCAACCAGATGAGTATACTCCCACAGGGTGTTATGAATGGCTCAAGGATAGCAGACCTACTGTACCATGGCATAAG GTGGAAGATAAGTGTCTACTTTGTGGACAGGCAGAGGAGAATATGGCCCATCT GGGAGGGTCTAAAGTTCAGCAGGGTGTTCATGCAGCTCTAGTACTTGGAGCAATCTACAGGGTCTGGTCTCAGAGGAATCAGTGTAGAGTTGAAAGGGTGGTGTTGCTTCCAGAATGGGTTGCAGAGGAGATGGTCCAGGATGTGAAGACTAGGATCAGAGGTAGAGAGAACTTGAACTTGAATGTATCTGATATAGACGGGCTCTACTAG
- the LOC141608012 gene encoding uncharacterized protein LOC141608012, translating into MVYAYNGITDRAPLWGHLRRIAGTIAGPWAIAGDFNCVLSAAERVGGNVPSTEMEPFRDCVADCGVLDIVATGSLFTWNNKQKPEERIYSRLDRFLVNEAWCDHLPDLFAQFLPEGLYDHTPCIVISSKHMKGRISFKYFNMWGGAKEFIPLVRSSWHKPVTGTPMFRLVKKLKSLKPVLRQLNRERCNDIETAASVKQRQVEEYQAQLGRDPTDMQLRRNEYEAVQQFKELSVARDSFLS; encoded by the coding sequence ATGGTGTATGCATATAATGGTATTACTGATAGAGCACCTTTGTGGGGTCATTTGAGAAGAATTGCAGGAACTATAGCAGGTCCATGGGCTATAGCAGGGGACTTTAATTGTGTGCTATCAGCAGCTGAGAGAGTAGGGGGTAATGTCCCTTCTACTGAGATGGAACCCTTTAGGGACTGTGTAGCAGATTGTGGAGTGCTTGATATTGTGGCAACTGGATCCCTGTTcacttggaataacaagcaaAAACCTGAGGAGAGAATTTACAGCAGGTTGGATAGATTTTTGGTCAATGAAGCTTGGTGTGATCACTTGCCTGATCTTTTTGCTCAGTTCCTACCTGAGGGATTGTATGATCACACCCCATGTATTGTGATCAGTTCAAAGCATATGAAGGGAAGAATAAGCTtcaaatattttaacatgtggggaGGAGCTAAAGAGTTTATCCCTCTTGTGAGAAGTAGCTGGCACAAACCTGTGACTGGTACTCCAATGTTCAGGTTGGTGAAGAAATTGAAATCATTGAAACCTGTTCTGAGACAGTTGAATAGGGAGAGGTGTAATGACATTGAAACTGCTGCAAGTGTTAAGCAAAGACAGGTGGAGGAATACCAGGCTCAACTTGGGAGGGATCCAACTGATATGCAGCTGAGAAGGAATGAGTATGAGGCTGTGCAGCAATTTAAAGAACTTAGTGTGGCCAGAGATAGCTTTCTGTCTTAA